One segment of Anastrepha obliqua isolate idAnaObli1 chromosome 3, idAnaObli1_1.0, whole genome shotgun sequence DNA contains the following:
- the LOC129241715 gene encoding carbonic anhydrase 3 — MQTLNIAVLLALTCCNVFQMTLAKDFTYNGALGPDHWAEQFRTCSGKHQSPINIDSLNVVRRTYQPMIFKKFEEPPKNAEILNNGHTVVVRLDFADKRPTISGGPLDGEFVFEQLHFHWGDNDTVGSEDRINNISFPAELHMVFRNTKYQTFGEAAKEGNGVTVLAFFYAIVAHDNFDYAEFTELLEQVVKPDSVAKFRDPPCLWDFIHFDVQDYYTYIGSLTTPPCSEDVTWIDFQTPISISAKQIEHFRRLYTHGNKPLTHNFRPLQPLNDRTVFCSLPLTNPDETGLEPLSAVPFVDNLVGGASAHKPAEISLTVMALLSSSLLFTRATLATLT, encoded by the exons TTTTTCAGATGACGCTTGCCAAAGATTTTACCTACAATGGGGCTTTGG GACCTGATCATTGGGCTGAACAATTTCGAACGTGCAGTGGCAAGCATCAAAGTCCCATCAATATTGATTCGCTAAATGTGGTGAGACGCACGTATCAGCCAATGATATTCAAGAAGTTTGAGGAGCCACCTAAAAATGCTGAAATACTGAATAATGGACACACAGTGGTGGTACGTCTTGACTTCGCCGACAAACGTCCAACCATATCGGGTGGTCCCCTGGATGGTGAATTTGTTTTCGAACAATTGCATTTTCATTGGGGCGATAATGACACCGTTGGTAGCGAAGATCGCATAAATAACATATCATTTCCCGCTGAGTTACATATGGTTTTTAGAAATACCAAATATCAAACATTTGGCGAGGCAGCGAAGGAGGGAAACGGTGTCACAGTCTTGGCCTTTTTCTATGCG ATTGTAGCGCATGATAATTTCGATTATGCTGAATTCACTGAACTTTTAGAGCAAGTCGTTAAACCGGATTCGGTTGCTAAGTTCCGCGATCCACCCTGCCTTTGGGATTTCATACACTTTGATGTTCAGGACTACTATACCTATATAGGATCATTGACAACGCCACCTTGTAGTGAGGATGTAACATGGATCGATTTTCAGACGCCAATAAGCATATCAGCTAAACAG ATCGAGCATTTTCGCCGTCTGTACACGCACGGCAACAAACCGTTGACCCACAATTTCCGTCCATTGCAGCCGCTCAACGATCGCACCGTCTTTTGCTCACTTCCTTTAACGAATCCTGATGAAACTGGTCTGGAGCCGCTAAGTGCTGTACCTTTCGTGGATAATTTGGTTGGCGGCGCATCCGCACACAAGCCGGCTGAAATTAGTCTTACGGTCATGGCACTTCTATCAAGTTCGCTCCTGTTCACAAGGGCTACTTTAGCAACGTTAACTTAA